A single region of the Actinoplanes sp. SE50/110 genome encodes:
- a CDS encoding effector-associated domain EAD1-containing protein, giving the protein MSASWDGQRRQRLLELLLGGYETKRPLRHLAKQAGLKNGLFPDGGDLRSVCHDLIERLANAKILDDFVRCAANDVRLSGSREALLDLLFPEVPEQKPPDRVLTDNERARLTDLIDQWDKASRLPDESDVAVLVWTALGHIGRVELRACRSVPMMISLLDQRMHALGAMPAILLFLEHLLAHPDIAVSEERPILRRLIDDVAQRTRVAPENRGPTAAAGEILGQVMVYLELLDEDGHLRPEALVYRQTGKSYFVYQCVDAFPDWQEAAEQAITEIAPLLRRFDPGQIRFEIVVPWRLLGEPMDECLFAGAELGSQFEVTIRLGERRIFALYERRWERRSRLLHDRGDTPAEHLVRVVTPDARPGTVLRPGRPTDESVAVMIFSAVHHPPRTLPTRHVLLDAFREGVPVFLWFRGDQDPSQLHDLVKSMLSGAELNGIPAAVRARRHPSEPDDSDGAAAGQPISVIYDDFGTRPRRGGSLQPARARGGTQ; this is encoded by the coding sequence GTGAGCGCGAGCTGGGACGGGCAGAGACGGCAGCGGCTCCTCGAGCTTCTCCTGGGCGGTTATGAAACCAAGAGACCGTTGCGGCACCTCGCCAAGCAGGCCGGGCTGAAGAACGGACTCTTTCCGGACGGCGGCGATCTCCGGTCCGTCTGTCATGACCTGATCGAGCGACTCGCGAACGCGAAGATCCTGGACGACTTCGTACGCTGTGCGGCAAATGACGTCCGGCTCAGCGGCTCGCGGGAAGCCCTGCTCGATCTGCTCTTCCCTGAGGTGCCCGAGCAGAAGCCACCCGATCGGGTGCTCACCGACAACGAACGCGCCCGCTTGACCGATCTGATCGATCAGTGGGACAAGGCGTCCCGCCTGCCCGACGAGTCCGACGTGGCGGTTCTGGTCTGGACCGCGCTGGGGCACATCGGCCGGGTCGAGCTGCGCGCGTGTCGCAGCGTACCGATGATGATCTCGCTGCTGGATCAGCGCATGCACGCCCTGGGAGCCATGCCGGCGATCCTGCTGTTCCTGGAGCATCTGCTCGCCCATCCCGACATCGCCGTTAGTGAGGAACGCCCCATCCTGCGGCGACTGATCGACGACGTGGCACAGCGGACGCGGGTGGCGCCGGAGAACCGGGGGCCGACAGCTGCGGCCGGTGAGATCCTCGGCCAGGTCATGGTCTATCTCGAACTGCTCGACGAGGATGGTCACCTCCGGCCGGAGGCACTGGTCTACCGGCAGACCGGCAAATCGTATTTCGTCTATCAGTGTGTCGATGCTTTCCCGGATTGGCAGGAGGCCGCCGAACAGGCGATCACCGAGATCGCGCCGCTGCTGCGCCGGTTCGACCCGGGCCAGATCCGGTTCGAGATCGTCGTGCCGTGGCGGCTGCTCGGGGAGCCGATGGACGAATGCCTGTTCGCCGGCGCGGAACTCGGTTCCCAGTTCGAGGTGACCATCAGGCTGGGCGAGCGCCGGATCTTCGCGCTGTACGAGCGTAGGTGGGAGCGTCGTAGCCGGCTCCTGCACGACCGCGGGGACACCCCGGCTGAACATCTTGTGCGGGTGGTGACGCCGGACGCCCGGCCGGGCACGGTGCTGCGGCCCGGACGGCCCACCGACGAATCGGTCGCGGTCATGATCTTCTCGGCTGTCCACCATCCGCCTCGCACGCTGCCCACGCGACACGTCCTGCTGGATGCGTTCCGGGAAGGTGTTCCCGTGTTCCTGTGGTTTCGCGGCGACCAAGATCCCAGCCAGCTCCACGATCTCGTCAAGTCCATGTTGAGCGGCGCGGAACTGAATGGGATACCGGCGGCGGTGCGCGCAAGGCGGCATCCGTCGGAACCGGACGACAGCGACGGGGCTGCCGCAGGACAGCCCATCTCCGTGATCTACGACGACTTCGGAACCCGCCCCCGACGGGGCGGATCGCTGCAACCCGCCCGAGCACGCGGAGGCACGCAATGA
- a CDS encoding CHAT domain-containing protein: MTSYQLEIFEQIPGSYELRLVAPDGAVKTRSVPRAVVDDLVETVDRYYTEHAIAPRVFGSTQLQDIGTRLAGFIDGDNGWLTPLLSPPGTTVRIVAGQRLRHLPWELLFDNGSFPAVDDRAALLTVRTRGTRQVHTDSPLPSNRPLRVLFMATSPEGVEPVLNYEAEEAAILAATARTGTALVVEESGTLEGLRFLFRDYGAGYFDVLHLSGHATVGADGEPVLLLENEFGGLHLATADQLVQAMAGHWPRLVFVSACLSASASTDDAPLSLGERLVDAGAPAVLGWALPVGDSAAIEFAAELYRNLADGQPIDAAVVAARRHLHRQKSPAWHLLRVYADDTPLDAMVTPLHTTGRAQLRIRHADQQFLDPRTMVSRVAARNRFVGRRRVIQRCLRTLRRPDSQALVLHGMGGLGKSSLASRLLERMPTHQHAVWYGRVDMSKFRELTDKVAFPTLTKHIEAMTLLSQDVVPLSVRLRYLLDANGPLGDLPCLFVFDDFEDGNLEQQDNGPVLSAAMAEILPALLGAIRDTGSTSRVIITSRYRFPAPTGSGLTVESLESLTDVEQVKKLANLPNLRPGSPLDQRIRVRAIQAAAGNPRLLDWLDLIVADATTEPDELLTAIEATADRFREEILAEKLLGSQPPELRRMLAKVNVVELPVPASTVTAMHDHPSADRHIERAVQLGLLEEGVDHDTRRPRYHVSNVLRPLIRPLLTDDEYVEACAAAAQSLYHLWVVEPTNREY, from the coding sequence ATGACCTCATACCAGTTGGAGATCTTCGAACAGATTCCGGGTTCGTACGAGCTCAGACTGGTCGCCCCTGACGGAGCGGTGAAAACCCGCAGCGTCCCTCGGGCGGTTGTCGACGACCTCGTCGAAACAGTGGACCGCTACTACACCGAGCATGCGATCGCCCCCCGCGTATTCGGATCGACACAGCTGCAGGACATCGGCACAAGATTGGCGGGGTTCATCGACGGTGACAACGGTTGGCTGACGCCGTTACTGAGCCCCCCTGGCACCACCGTACGCATCGTCGCCGGGCAACGCCTCCGGCATCTGCCCTGGGAGCTGCTTTTCGACAACGGCTCGTTCCCTGCCGTCGATGACCGTGCCGCACTGCTGACGGTCCGGACACGCGGCACCCGCCAGGTCCATACGGATTCTCCCCTGCCCAGCAACCGTCCGCTACGCGTGCTGTTCATGGCCACTTCGCCCGAGGGGGTGGAACCGGTCCTGAATTACGAGGCGGAAGAGGCTGCCATCCTGGCCGCAACCGCGCGCACAGGCACCGCACTGGTCGTCGAAGAAAGCGGCACTCTGGAGGGTCTGCGCTTTCTCTTCCGGGATTACGGCGCCGGATACTTCGATGTCCTGCATCTCAGCGGACATGCGACGGTCGGCGCCGACGGCGAGCCGGTCCTCCTACTGGAAAACGAGTTCGGCGGGCTGCATCTGGCCACCGCGGACCAGCTGGTCCAGGCCATGGCCGGGCATTGGCCGCGTCTGGTCTTCGTCAGCGCCTGCCTCTCCGCCAGCGCCTCCACGGACGACGCACCGCTCTCCCTCGGGGAGCGGCTCGTCGACGCTGGCGCTCCCGCAGTACTGGGTTGGGCGCTGCCGGTCGGGGACAGTGCTGCGATCGAGTTCGCGGCCGAACTGTACCGGAACCTGGCTGACGGGCAGCCCATCGACGCGGCGGTCGTGGCGGCCCGGCGGCACCTGCACCGGCAGAAGAGTCCCGCCTGGCACCTCCTGCGGGTCTATGCCGACGACACACCGCTCGACGCGATGGTGACACCGTTGCACACCACGGGCCGTGCACAGCTTCGTATCCGACATGCTGATCAGCAGTTTCTCGATCCGCGCACCATGGTGTCCAGGGTTGCCGCTCGCAACCGGTTCGTCGGCCGTCGTCGAGTCATTCAACGGTGCCTACGAACCCTCAGACGGCCCGACAGCCAGGCTCTCGTCCTGCACGGGATGGGCGGGCTCGGTAAGAGCAGCCTCGCCTCCCGCCTGCTGGAACGGATGCCGACACACCAGCACGCGGTCTGGTACGGCCGAGTCGACATGAGCAAGTTCCGGGAGCTCACCGACAAGGTCGCTTTCCCGACGCTGACGAAACACATCGAGGCGATGACGTTGCTGAGCCAGGATGTCGTTCCCCTGTCCGTTCGCCTGCGCTACCTGCTGGATGCGAACGGCCCCCTCGGAGACCTGCCATGCCTCTTCGTCTTCGACGACTTCGAGGACGGCAATCTCGAGCAACAGGACAACGGTCCGGTGCTGTCCGCGGCGATGGCGGAAATCCTGCCTGCCCTGCTCGGCGCCATCCGTGACACCGGCAGCACCAGCCGGGTCATCATCACCAGCCGCTACCGATTCCCCGCACCGACCGGAAGCGGATTGACGGTGGAGTCACTCGAGAGTCTCACCGACGTCGAGCAGGTGAAAAAGCTCGCCAACCTGCCCAACTTACGCCCCGGCTCACCTCTCGACCAGCGCATTCGCGTCCGCGCGATTCAAGCCGCAGCCGGCAACCCCCGCCTGCTGGATTGGCTCGACCTGATCGTGGCCGACGCCACTACCGAGCCGGACGAGCTCCTCACCGCGATCGAGGCGACGGCGGACCGATTCCGCGAGGAGATCCTCGCCGAGAAGCTCCTCGGCTCTCAGCCACCCGAGCTGCGGAGAATGCTCGCCAAGGTCAACGTCGTCGAACTGCCGGTACCAGCGTCGACGGTGACAGCGATGCACGACCACCCGTCCGCTGACCGTCACATCGAACGGGCCGTCCAACTCGGGTTGCTGGAAGAAGGCGTCGACCACGACACCCGCCGCCCCCGGTACCACGTCTCCAACGTGCTGCGCCCACTGATCCGCCCGCTGCTCACCGACGACGAATACGTCGAAGCCTGCGCTGCGGCGGCTCAGTCGCTCTACCACCTCTGGGTCGTCGAGCCGACCAACCGCGAGTACTGA
- a CDS encoding tetratricopeptide repeat protein: METTSAELLRRAHATADVDDLLDIGCDLADSGDAAGAEYCFRRASELGEPAGAFNLGNTLRDQGRLHEAVDAYELALSGGETDAWLNLGVVLDGLGDLAGAMRAYEQAERAGDSGGAVALAFSLREQGERAAAFVAMERAEAAGNTFAAAVLACWRWDQSLDPSLEPALRAAAELYPSARADLGALLVNTGRVEEGRLVLLRGMELGETESMVPLGNVYADVLGDDDAAEAAYRAGAELGDTHAHHNLANLLERRGDLVGAEWHFRQAAEGGDTLAAAALRDLLEG; the protein is encoded by the coding sequence GTGGAGACGACCTCAGCTGAGCTGCTGCGTAGGGCGCACGCGACCGCCGATGTCGACGATCTGCTCGACATCGGGTGCGACCTCGCGGACAGCGGCGATGCCGCCGGCGCCGAGTACTGCTTCCGCCGAGCGTCGGAGCTCGGCGAACCCGCCGGCGCGTTCAACCTCGGCAACACCCTGAGAGATCAGGGGCGCCTTCATGAGGCGGTCGACGCCTACGAGCTCGCCCTCTCTGGTGGTGAGACCGATGCGTGGCTGAACCTCGGCGTGGTGCTGGACGGTCTCGGCGACCTGGCCGGCGCGATGCGCGCGTACGAACAGGCCGAGCGGGCCGGCGACAGCGGCGGCGCGGTTGCGCTGGCCTTTTCCCTGCGGGAGCAGGGTGAGCGTGCCGCGGCCTTCGTCGCGATGGAACGCGCCGAGGCAGCCGGGAACACATTCGCCGCGGCGGTACTGGCCTGCTGGCGGTGGGACCAGAGCCTCGACCCCTCCCTCGAGCCGGCCCTGCGCGCCGCGGCCGAGCTTTACCCCTCGGCCCGCGCCGACCTCGGCGCCCTGCTGGTGAACACCGGCCGGGTGGAGGAGGGGCGCCTCGTGCTTCTGCGGGGCATGGAGCTGGGCGAAACCGAGAGCATGGTCCCGCTGGGCAACGTCTACGCCGATGTCCTCGGCGACGACGACGCCGCCGAAGCGGCCTACCGTGCCGGCGCGGAGCTCGGTGATACGCACGCCCACCACAACCTCGCGAACCTGCTCGAACGCCGGGGCGACCTGGTCGGTGCCGAATGGCACTTCCGTCAGGCCGCGGAGGGCGGAGATACGCTGGCCGCGGCGGCGTTGCGAGACCTGCTCGAGGGCTGA
- a CDS encoding antibiotic biosynthesis monooxygenase → MKSPPQLAVTVAITRRIDPSRDAEMAAWVRAGASLAETFPGFLGTGWVRPEPRSPEWHMLYRFADAGSLSDWEESPQRQWWLSSAEGFVEHTRVEKRTGIEGWFDPPRESPIDPPAPAAPARWKQATTIWLGFFPVSLLSGWLLAPHLITLNLVLRTLISTLVLTPIMTYLVLPRITRILQPWLRRG, encoded by the coding sequence ATGAAGTCGCCGCCGCAGCTAGCCGTCACCGTCGCCATCACCCGACGGATCGACCCGTCCCGGGATGCGGAGATGGCCGCGTGGGTGCGGGCCGGCGCCTCGCTGGCCGAGACCTTCCCGGGGTTCCTCGGCACCGGTTGGGTCCGCCCCGAGCCGCGCTCCCCGGAGTGGCACATGCTCTACCGCTTCGCCGACGCCGGCTCGCTCAGCGACTGGGAGGAGTCGCCGCAGCGGCAGTGGTGGCTCTCCTCGGCCGAGGGTTTCGTCGAGCACACCCGGGTGGAGAAGCGCACCGGGATCGAAGGCTGGTTCGACCCGCCCCGGGAGTCCCCGATCGACCCACCGGCGCCGGCCGCTCCGGCCCGGTGGAAGCAGGCGACCACCATCTGGCTGGGCTTCTTCCCGGTCAGCCTGCTCTCCGGCTGGTTGCTGGCCCCGCACCTGATCACCCTGAACCTGGTGCTGCGCACGCTGATCAGCACGCTGGTGCTGACCCCGATCATGACCTACCTCGTGCTCCCCCGGATCACCAGAATCCTGCAGCCCTGGCTGCGTCGCGGCTAG
- a CDS encoding acyltransferase, whose protein sequence is MTTATLDRTAVRGDSAPGPKGRPRLYVLDAMRLVCALAVAGYHFGDSWWADGTHRPAYFLPHAAPVLIYGFLGVEVFFLISGFVILMSGWGRTVRAFAASRAARLYPALWAGVLITALVSTLLPIEGGLPLGPLPAGRDVLVNLTMLAEPLNRPLVDTVYWTLWCEFRFYLIVACMLAAGLTAKRVRLLGAGWLTAAMLMPAFPGAVLNQVVMADFAPYFVAGMTMFLLRRDRRDWWAWLLLAVCWLVSLHHVQLRVADLRPGFDVAAWPAPVLLTMAYGVLLVIALGGTDRITWRWLGTAGALTYPFYLVHQRVGYSLIRTARTATGLPVPTLIVGAVLVLLTTAWLIHRLTERPLAPYVRALLAGPRSLPGPGRVGHDTDPRDDTRRKSGLTTM, encoded by the coding sequence ATGACGACCGCCACTCTCGACCGAACGGCCGTGCGAGGTGACTCCGCCCCCGGGCCGAAAGGCCGGCCTCGGCTGTACGTGCTGGACGCGATGCGGCTGGTGTGCGCGCTGGCCGTGGCCGGCTACCACTTCGGGGACTCCTGGTGGGCGGACGGCACGCATCGACCCGCGTACTTCCTGCCGCACGCGGCGCCGGTACTGATCTACGGCTTCCTGGGCGTCGAGGTGTTCTTCCTGATCAGCGGGTTCGTCATCCTGATGAGCGGCTGGGGACGCACGGTCCGGGCGTTCGCGGCCTCCCGCGCCGCCCGGCTCTACCCGGCGCTCTGGGCGGGCGTACTGATCACCGCCCTGGTCAGCACGCTCCTGCCGATCGAGGGCGGGCTGCCACTCGGGCCGCTGCCGGCCGGCCGGGACGTGCTGGTCAACCTGACGATGCTGGCGGAGCCGTTGAACCGGCCGCTGGTCGACACCGTGTACTGGACGCTCTGGTGCGAGTTCCGGTTCTACCTGATCGTCGCCTGCATGCTCGCCGCCGGGCTCACCGCGAAGCGGGTGCGGCTGCTCGGCGCCGGGTGGCTGACCGCCGCGATGCTCATGCCGGCCTTCCCCGGGGCGGTGCTCAACCAGGTCGTGATGGCCGACTTCGCGCCCTACTTCGTCGCCGGAATGACCATGTTCCTGCTGCGCCGCGACCGTCGCGACTGGTGGGCCTGGCTGCTGCTGGCCGTCTGCTGGCTGGTCAGCCTGCACCACGTGCAGCTGCGGGTGGCGGACCTGCGTCCCGGCTTCGACGTCGCGGCCTGGCCGGCGCCGGTGCTGCTCACCATGGCGTACGGTGTCCTGCTCGTCATCGCCCTCGGCGGCACGGACCGGATCACCTGGCGATGGCTGGGCACGGCCGGCGCGCTCACCTACCCGTTCTACCTGGTGCATCAGCGCGTCGGCTACAGCCTCATCCGTACCGCCCGCACCGCGACCGGGCTGCCCGTACCGACACTGATCGTGGGAGCCGTCCTGGTCCTGCTCACCACGGCATGGCTCATCCACCGCCTGACCGAGCGGCCGCTCGCACCGTACGTCCGCGCTCTCCTGGCGGGTCCGCGCAGCCTGCCGGGCCCGGGGAGAGTGGGGCACGACACTGATCCGCGGGATGACACACGCCGGAAATCCGGGCTTACCACAATGTGA
- a CDS encoding tetratricopeptide repeat protein, producing the protein MSVHDELDVHHLLDVLWMARLVRADETGIAGPVGETADASAHTATDARPKGPGSPVEALSGVAAADALHQPVTAARLGSGSAAGGRATAEHAHRAGRAGQHGDATPVTSRALRPLRRRVPRRDRIALDEERTLRVSADLGRPVVITRPHTERWLDLALVIDASPTMGIWQEKVAGLRTAVRRSGVFRDVRVLRLVTDDVGDLALLTTGGQRHQPSELLDRTGRRLIALVTDGVDDRWHTIEAAAMLARWSAHNPVLTLQVLPPALWHRTALPPLPLRPRQVRPGIWQSTSPYPAEYETSNWIPVAAVDDSSIHRWASTVVSSRPPTLELPAIPVGFLPLADPAGPAMADDPVELVALFHSDSSPTAFALAGYLASAPITLPVARAIQEDLLPASDTGHLAEVLFSGLVERISPPRPEEDPDAVVYDFLPGVRHELLRTRRRDETFRVLRLLGRRSASVAGRLGTVDLFSLAENPSGYLRDHPDSRLAATVAVTVLGGFGGVYADNATRLQLMLEETAAPAPALTNPPALLLKPAPDATAGTQWAAPLELFGSGPVVATASQWAEVHRLALAGRKATIARDVGHRLATVWLRVSRLADVAALSRATLTLGPDANALYDLGRAESGMGRYRDALASYELALHLYRDAGARGDEAAALNNIAFLYNNLGDAAQALAYSERALSIQREVGNRAGEAAALNNIGSVLYTLGDRRQALDRFQQALVIRLEVGDRGGEATTRSNIGNVLLALGDRQQALAHHQQALPIQREIGDRAGEATTLHNLGSLYDDLGDRGQALTYYRQALSLCQEIGDRAGEAGTLSNLGNLYYALDDRQQALACHQRALAIRQELGDRDAEATSRFNLAVLLSQTEQIDDAAAHLRESIRLAEETGHPSLERIRSFLDELQPSGGKRPKGGGQSR; encoded by the coding sequence ATGTCTGTCCATGACGAGCTCGACGTCCACCATCTGCTGGACGTCCTCTGGATGGCACGGCTGGTACGTGCCGACGAGACCGGCATCGCCGGCCCGGTGGGTGAGACGGCCGACGCAAGCGCACACACGGCGACGGACGCCCGCCCGAAGGGCCCCGGCTCGCCCGTCGAGGCGCTCTCCGGCGTGGCCGCCGCGGACGCCCTGCATCAACCGGTCACCGCGGCCAGGCTGGGGTCCGGCTCGGCTGCCGGCGGTCGGGCCACCGCGGAACATGCTCATCGAGCGGGAAGAGCCGGGCAACACGGTGACGCGACGCCAGTGACCAGCCGAGCACTACGTCCGCTGCGCCGGCGGGTCCCCCGCCGGGACCGCATCGCCCTGGACGAGGAACGGACTCTGCGCGTCTCTGCAGACCTCGGTCGCCCGGTCGTGATCACCCGACCGCACACCGAACGGTGGCTGGACCTCGCTCTGGTCATCGACGCCTCGCCGACCATGGGCATCTGGCAGGAGAAGGTGGCCGGGCTCCGGACCGCGGTTCGCCGCTCCGGCGTGTTCCGCGACGTGCGGGTGCTACGCCTGGTCACCGACGACGTGGGAGACCTGGCCCTGCTCACCACCGGCGGGCAACGTCACCAGCCCAGTGAACTGCTGGACCGCACCGGGCGTCGATTGATCGCCCTGGTCACCGACGGGGTCGATGATCGCTGGCACACCATCGAGGCGGCTGCGATGCTGGCACGGTGGTCGGCGCACAATCCGGTCCTGACCCTTCAGGTTCTTCCGCCGGCGCTCTGGCACCGCACGGCGCTCCCGCCGCTACCTCTGCGCCCCCGGCAGGTACGTCCCGGCATCTGGCAGTCCACGTCGCCATATCCGGCGGAATACGAGACCTCGAACTGGATACCGGTAGCCGCCGTCGACGACTCGTCGATACATCGGTGGGCATCGACGGTAGTCTCGTCCCGGCCGCCCACACTCGAGCTGCCCGCGATACCGGTCGGCTTCCTGCCGCTGGCCGATCCCGCCGGCCCCGCGATGGCCGACGATCCGGTCGAACTCGTGGCGCTCTTCCACAGCGACTCTTCGCCGACCGCCTTCGCGCTCGCGGGGTACCTGGCATCGGCGCCGATCACACTGCCCGTCGCCCGGGCCATTCAGGAAGACTTGCTGCCGGCCTCCGATACCGGCCATCTGGCCGAGGTCCTCTTCTCCGGCCTCGTCGAGCGGATCTCACCGCCCAGGCCCGAAGAGGATCCCGACGCCGTGGTTTACGACTTCCTCCCGGGCGTCCGGCATGAGCTCTTGCGCACCCGCCGGCGCGACGAGACCTTCCGTGTCCTGCGTCTACTCGGCCGTCGCTCCGCATCGGTCGCCGGCCGGCTCGGCACCGTGGACCTGTTCTCACTCGCCGAGAACCCAAGCGGCTATCTCCGCGACCACCCGGACAGCCGGCTGGCAGCGACCGTCGCGGTCACCGTGCTCGGCGGCTTCGGTGGCGTGTACGCGGACAACGCCACACGGCTCCAGCTCATGCTCGAAGAGACCGCCGCGCCGGCGCCGGCTCTGACGAACCCGCCCGCGCTTCTCCTCAAACCCGCACCCGACGCGACAGCGGGCACACAATGGGCCGCTCCCCTGGAATTGTTCGGCAGCGGCCCCGTCGTCGCCACGGCCAGCCAATGGGCGGAGGTGCACCGGTTGGCCCTCGCCGGCCGCAAGGCAACGATCGCCCGCGACGTCGGCCATCGATTGGCGACGGTATGGTTGCGTGTTTCCCGGCTCGCGGACGTCGCGGCCCTCTCCCGGGCCACCCTGACGTTGGGGCCCGACGCGAACGCGCTCTACGACCTGGGCCGGGCCGAATCCGGCATGGGCCGGTACCGAGACGCCCTGGCGAGCTATGAGCTGGCCCTTCACCTGTACCGGGATGCCGGCGCCCGCGGCGACGAGGCGGCCGCCCTGAACAACATCGCCTTCCTGTACAACAATCTGGGTGATGCGGCACAAGCCCTCGCCTACAGTGAACGGGCACTGTCCATCCAGCGCGAGGTCGGCAACCGCGCCGGCGAGGCGGCCGCGCTGAACAACATCGGCTCTGTCCTCTACACCCTCGGCGACCGACGACAGGCGCTCGACCGCTTCCAGCAAGCCCTGGTCATCCGCCTCGAGGTCGGCGACCGTGGGGGCGAGGCCACCACCCGCAGCAACATCGGCAACGTTCTTCTCGCCCTCGGTGACCGGCAACAGGCCCTCGCCCATCACCAACAAGCCCTCCCCATCCAGCGGGAGATCGGCGACCGTGCCGGCGAAGCCACCACGCTTCACAACCTGGGCTCCCTTTATGACGACCTGGGCGACCGCGGCCAGGCCCTCACCTACTACCGGCAGGCCCTGAGCCTCTGTCAGGAGATCGGGGACCGCGCCGGCGAAGCCGGCACCCTCAGCAACCTCGGCAACCTCTACTACGCCCTCGACGACCGGCAACAAGCCCTCGCCTGCCATCAACGAGCGCTGGCCATCCGACAGGAACTCGGCGACCGGGATGCCGAGGCGACGTCGCGATTCAACCTGGCCGTTCTGTTGTCGCAAACGGAACAGATCGACGATGCAGCCGCTCACCTACGGGAATCCATCAGACTGGCCGAGGAGACGGGTCATCCGTCGCTGGAGCGGATCCGCTCGTTCCTCGACGAATTGCAGCCATCCGGCGGGAAACGTCCGAAGGGCGGTGGGCAGAGCCGGTGA
- a CDS encoding MoxR family ATPase, which yields MVNTAIHLRRPLLVTGTPGCGKSTLALSVAYELGLGELLYWPITSRTTVQDGLYRYDAVGRLHAAGLRERTRGRGGAGTQIGKYLSLGPLGTALLPADRPRVLLIDEFDKGDIDLANDLLTVFEEGRFTVPELQRLPNRTVTVQDDDGLPVEIERGAVECAQFPIVVITSNGEREFPPAFLRRCIPLRIAPPSPDKLRRIVQAHLGREVLADPLVRELVTDFAEILEKQDGTYATDQLLNLLSLRTGVSKTDDDWSALTRNLLGRLDDQP from the coding sequence ATGGTGAACACCGCCATTCACCTGCGCCGTCCGCTGCTGGTCACCGGGACACCCGGGTGCGGCAAATCCACGCTCGCCCTGAGCGTCGCCTACGAGCTGGGACTCGGCGAGCTGCTCTACTGGCCGATCACCAGCCGGACCACGGTCCAGGACGGTTTGTATCGCTATGACGCGGTAGGCCGGCTGCACGCCGCCGGCCTGCGAGAACGCACCCGAGGTCGGGGTGGTGCCGGGACGCAGATCGGCAAATATCTGAGTCTCGGCCCGCTGGGAACCGCCCTGCTCCCCGCCGACCGGCCGCGGGTCCTGCTGATCGACGAGTTCGACAAGGGTGACATCGATCTGGCCAACGATCTGCTGACGGTGTTCGAGGAGGGCCGCTTCACCGTCCCCGAACTGCAGCGCCTCCCGAACCGGACCGTCACGGTCCAGGACGACGACGGCTTGCCGGTGGAGATCGAACGCGGTGCGGTGGAGTGCGCACAGTTCCCCATCGTCGTGATCACCAGTAACGGGGAACGCGAATTCCCGCCGGCCTTCCTACGCCGGTGCATTCCCCTGCGGATCGCGCCGCCGTCGCCCGACAAGCTGCGGCGCATCGTGCAGGCGCACCTCGGCCGTGAGGTGCTCGCCGACCCGCTGGTGCGGGAACTGGTCACCGACTTCGCCGAGATCCTGGAGAAGCAGGACGGAACGTACGCCACCGATCAACTGCTTAACCTGTTGAGCCTGCGCACCGGCGTCAGCAAGACCGACGACGACTGGTCCGCCCTCACCCGGAATCTGCTCGGCCGACTCGACGACCAGCCGTGA
- a CDS encoding serine protease, protein MNPLDDTTPDWRKPELLQLRDLLLAAYDRRRQLRRLAKLAGLAHGIFPRGGDLASTCFELIEALIRQGICRGFVEHAAQDPAVAAYHDQFRKLLDAGPGGSPDGGSVPRWRIATTELAAIQRQRLLRGRARFVRTELASELAERVGSVALLTVSFGTEEASGTGFLIDDRLLLTAYHNLCHDGLGPATAITVNFDYDETPRGSQLVLRAETAPVAGDAEADWAVLRVERPTGRVPLTVGSRFPVLPGNPLVIIQHPRGGLKRLAFEHQAVTSVSDEHLQYVVDTVPGSSGSPVCDEGANVVAIHLCDVEQPVEIDGEVMTVWRNQGLLIAPILQQLERVLHDNRESRSER, encoded by the coding sequence ATGAACCCACTCGACGACACCACGCCGGACTGGCGCAAGCCCGAGCTTCTGCAGTTGCGTGACCTTCTGTTGGCCGCCTACGACCGGCGGAGACAGCTGAGGCGTCTGGCCAAACTGGCCGGACTGGCGCACGGTATTTTTCCCCGGGGCGGAGATCTCGCCTCGACCTGCTTCGAGTTGATCGAAGCCCTGATTCGCCAGGGGATCTGCCGCGGTTTCGTCGAACACGCCGCTCAAGACCCGGCGGTCGCCGCCTACCATGACCAATTCCGGAAGTTGTTGGATGCCGGGCCAGGCGGGTCGCCGGACGGCGGATCCGTACCGCGGTGGCGGATCGCGACCACCGAGCTGGCCGCGATCCAGCGGCAGCGTCTGCTGCGGGGCCGCGCCCGTTTTGTCCGCACCGAGCTGGCTTCCGAGCTTGCTGAACGGGTCGGCAGTGTCGCGTTGCTCACCGTCTCATTCGGAACGGAGGAGGCTTCCGGCACGGGTTTCCTGATCGATGATCGCCTGCTGCTCACCGCCTACCACAACCTCTGTCATGACGGTCTGGGACCGGCGACGGCGATCACCGTCAACTTCGACTACGACGAAACCCCGCGCGGGTCACAGCTAGTGCTGCGGGCCGAGACCGCCCCGGTTGCCGGCGACGCGGAGGCCGACTGGGCGGTGCTGCGGGTGGAGCGGCCGACCGGCCGGGTTCCTTTGACAGTGGGTAGCCGGTTCCCCGTACTCCCCGGAAATCCGCTGGTCATCATTCAGCACCCGCGAGGTGGCCTGAAACGCCTCGCGTTCGAGCACCAGGCCGTTACCTCCGTGAGTGACGAGCACCTGCAGTACGTCGTTGACACCGTGCCGGGTTCGTCCGGTTCCCCGGTCTGCGACGAGGGCGCGAACGTCGTCGCGATCCATCTGTGCGATGTCGAGCAGCCGGTGGAGATCGACGGCGAGGTGATGACCGTATGGCGGAACCAGGGCCTGCTGATCGCGCCGATCCTCCAGCAATTGGAGCGGGTCCTCCACGACAACCGTGAGTCCAGGAGTGAACGATGA